In one Brassica oleracea var. oleracea cultivar TO1000 chromosome C9, BOL, whole genome shotgun sequence genomic region, the following are encoded:
- the LOC106319478 gene encoding pentatricopeptide repeat-containing protein At1g62680, mitochondrial-like, protein MQRWLATTAKRLLHCSNLPQKAKPRTHLPSSSFYHRWARASSSAINLRERLSRNPNDAIELFNKMVKSRPYPSIISFTKLLTSLVKLKRYDVVISLSKKMETLRIRNDLYTFNVLINCFCSCYQVSLALSLLGKMLKLGFEPDKVTLGSLVNGFCLRNRVSEAVSFVKKMVELGYGVDIVAYNTIIDSMCKTKRADEALSFFNGIEREGVSVRPNVVTYTSLVKGLCNLGRWSDAAGLMSDMIKREISPNVITYSALVDAFVKNGKVLEAKELYEEMIRMSIYPDIVTYSSLINGLCMQDRVDEASEMFDLMVSRGCFPDVVSYNTLINGFCKAKRVEDGMRLFREMSERGLVSSTVTYNTLIQGFFEAGDVDMAQEVFSQMDSPDIWTYNILLGGLCDNGEVEKALVMFEDLQKSEMELDIVTYTTVINGMCKAGKVEDAWGLFCSLSVKGVKPDVVAYSTMMSGLCSKGLHFEIDALYLKMQGDGLVLNDGTLCIRDGGNITVSAEFIKEMLTRVTSEGCEKAVSLL, encoded by the coding sequence ATGCAGAGATGGCTTGCGACGACGGCGAAGAGATTGCTCCACTGTAGTAATCTTCCACAAAAAGCTAAACCCAGAACTCATCTTCCTTCTTCAAGCTTCTACCATCGCTGGGCACGAGCTTCCTCTAGCGCAATCAATCTCCGAGAGAGACTGAGCAGAAACCCAAACGACGCAATCGAATTATTCAACAAAATGGTCAAATCTCGTCCCTACCCATCTATCATCTCCTTCACCAAACTCTTAACCTCCCTTGTAAAGCTAAAGCGATACGACGTCGTCATCTCCTTAAGCAAAAAGATGGAAACTTTAAGGATTCGAAACGATCTCTACACGTTCAATGTCCTGATCAACTGTTTCTGCAGCTGTTATCAAGTCTCTCTCGCTCTCTCTCTTCTTGGGAAGATGCTGAAACTCGGGTTTGAGCCGGATAAGGTCACCCTTGGGTCTCTTGTTAACGGGTTCTGTCTCAGAAACAGAGTCTCTGAAGCTGTGTCCTTTGTTAAAAAGATGGTTGAGTTAGGGTATGGAGTTGACATTGTTGCTTACAACACGATTATTGATAGTATGTGTAAGACTAAACGAGCTGATGAAGCTTTGAGTTTCTTCAATGGGATTGAAAGGGAAGGTGTTAGTGTTAGGCCTAATGTTGTTACCTATACTTCTCTGGTGAAGGGTCTTTGTAACTTAGGTAGATGGAGCGATGCGGCGGGGTTGATGAGTGATATGATCAAGAGAGAGATCAGTCCTAATGTGATTACTTACAGCGCGTTGGTCGATGCGTTTGTGAAGAACGGGAAGGTTTTGGAGGCTAAGGAGCTTTACGAGGAGATGATAAGGATGTCTATATATCCTGATATTGTCACTTACAGTTCGTTGATCAACGGGCTCTGTATGCAGGATCGTGTGGATGAGGCTAGCGAGATGTTTGATTTGATGGTAAGCAGAGGTTGTTTCCCTGATGTGGTGAGTTATAATACTCTTATTAATGGGTTTTGTAAGGCGAAGAGAGTAGAGGATGGGATGAGACTCTTCCGGGAGATGTCTGAAAGAGGATTGGTTAGCAGTACTGTCACTTACAACACTCTTATACAAGGCTTTTTCGAAGCGGGGGACGTTGATATGGCTCAGGAGGTTTTCAGTCAGATGGATTCTCCTGATATATGGACTTATAACATTTTGTTAGGTGGGCTTTGTGACAACGGGGAGGTGGAGAAAGCGTTGGTGATGTTTGAAGATTTGCAAAAGAGTGAAATGGAACTAGACATTGTCACATATACTACCGTTATCAATGGGATGTGCAAGGCTGGTAAGGTCGAAGACGCTTGGGGTTTGTTTTGTAGTCTCAGCGTCAAAGGAGTGAAGCCTGATGTTGTAGCATACAGTACAATGATGTCAGGGTTGTGTAGTAAAGGCCTGCATTTTGAAATAGATGCATTGTATTTGAAAATGCAAGGGGACGGGCTTGTGTTGAATGATGGCACGCTATGTATTAGAGATGGTGGTAACATAACTGTATCAGCGGAGTTTATCAAAGAAATGCTGACGCGTGTAACATCTGAGGGGTGTGAAAAAGCTGTTTCTCTCTTGTAA